One genomic segment of Aminivibrio sp. includes these proteins:
- a CDS encoding nucleotidyltransferase family protein: MMEYSKQHDVKKLLLQGTKSVLEAVQHLNDTGSQILLIVDDSGKLSGTLTDGDIRRCISAGKPLSAPVGEVCNPSPKTVSSFSPGRARVLMERYGISRVPVVSKKGEPVAVIYLEDILSEVAAVERQENKVVVMAGGRGSRLDPITRIVPKPLLPIGDKPMLELIMESFGKRGFSEFLLSINYRKDFIKTYLAERSDLPFSVSCVEEETFLGTAGSLALMKESLSKTFFVSNCDILVDVDYLSALEFHRENRYAFTIIGALKKVSVPYGVIHISGGEFETIEEKPDVPLIVNTGVYILEPECIDLIGEGEKLDMPDLIGRVRDRGGRIGVFPVHRKWIDIGQWGEYKQVLQ, encoded by the coding sequence ATGATGGAATATTCGAAGCAGCATGACGTAAAGAAACTCCTTCTTCAAGGAACGAAGAGCGTCCTGGAAGCGGTGCAGCACCTGAACGACACCGGCTCCCAGATTTTGTTAATTGTCGACGATTCCGGGAAACTTTCCGGAACACTGACCGACGGCGACATCCGGCGGTGCATCAGCGCAGGGAAACCGCTTTCCGCGCCTGTCGGCGAAGTGTGCAATCCCTCCCCGAAGACGGTGTCGTCCTTTTCCCCCGGCAGGGCGAGAGTCCTCATGGAGCGATATGGAATCAGCAGGGTTCCCGTGGTGAGTAAAAAGGGGGAGCCTGTTGCGGTAATCTACCTGGAGGATATTCTCTCAGAGGTAGCGGCGGTCGAGCGCCAGGAAAACAAGGTCGTGGTTATGGCCGGCGGAAGGGGAAGCCGTCTCGATCCCATCACGAGGATCGTTCCCAAACCTCTTCTTCCCATCGGTGACAAGCCCATGCTGGAACTGATCATGGAGTCCTTCGGAAAGCGGGGGTTTTCGGAATTTCTTCTTTCAATCAATTACCGCAAGGATTTCATCAAGACCTACCTTGCCGAGCGAAGCGACCTGCCCTTCTCCGTGTCCTGTGTGGAGGAGGAGACATTCCTCGGTACGGCGGGGAGCCTTGCCCTCATGAAAGAGAGCCTTTCAAAAACCTTTTTCGTCAGTAACTGCGACATCCTGGTGGACGTGGATTATCTTTCCGCTCTTGAGTTTCACCGGGAAAACAGGTATGCCTTTACCATAATAGGGGCGCTGAAGAAAGTGAGTGTTCCCTACGGCGTCATTCATATCTCGGGGGGCGAATTCGAAACGATCGAGGAAAAACCCGATGTCCCCCTGATCGTGAACACCGGCGTATATATCCTGGAACCGGAGTGCATCGACCTCATCGGCGAGGGGGAAAAGCTCGACATGCCGGACCTCATTGGCCGGGTCAGGGACAGGGGAGGCAGAATAGGCGTCTTCCCGGTGCACCGGAAGTGGATCGACATCGGGCAGTGGGGGGAATATAAGCAGGTTCTGCAGTAG
- a CDS encoding acylneuraminate cytidylyltransferase family protein: MKEILFTVCGRGGSKGIKNKNIRPLCGVPLIAWTLFDAASAFLGDEKIRKTLAVDSDSDEILQTAGRFAPGAYFHKRRDELAGDRVAKMDVIGEVLSHVARDTRRTFDAVVDLDITSPLRTPEDIERICDVFFRGGKDVVFSVVPARRNPYFNMVEKNGKGRFSLCKPSAFVARQQAPEVFDMNASIYVYNPKVFARGVKSPAALDLDVFVMRDFGVIDIDHEEDLGMMSLLLEHGEHLLPEGLREKKKMLMAQAGGGYEGRVE; the protein is encoded by the coding sequence GTGAAGGAGATACTGTTTACCGTCTGCGGCAGGGGCGGATCCAAGGGCATAAAGAACAAGAACATCCGTCCTCTCTGTGGCGTGCCGCTGATCGCGTGGACCCTTTTCGACGCTGCCTCGGCTTTCCTTGGCGATGAGAAAATACGAAAAACCCTGGCGGTGGACAGTGACTCCGACGAGATTCTTCAGACAGCCGGACGATTCGCTCCAGGAGCCTACTTCCACAAGCGGCGTGATGAACTTGCCGGGGACAGGGTGGCGAAAATGGACGTCATCGGCGAGGTGCTCTCCCACGTTGCAAGAGACACGAGACGGACCTTCGACGCCGTGGTGGACCTTGACATTACCTCTCCCCTGCGAACGCCGGAAGATATTGAGAGGATTTGCGATGTATTTTTCAGGGGGGGGAAGGACGTGGTGTTTTCCGTCGTGCCCGCCCGGAGGAACCCCTATTTCAACATGGTGGAAAAAAACGGCAAGGGACGATTCTCCCTGTGCAAGCCGTCCGCTTTTGTGGCCCGCCAGCAGGCGCCGGAAGTGTTCGACATGAATGCTTCCATATATGTTTATAACCCGAAGGTCTTTGCAAGAGGAGTCAAATCTCCCGCGGCACTGGATCTCGACGTGTTCGTCATGCGGGATTTCGGTGTCATAGACATTGACCACGAGGAAGATTTGGGGATGATGAGCCTCCTCCTTGAGCACGGTGAACATCTTCTCCCAGAGGGGCTCCGCGAGAAAAAGAAAATGCTGATGGCGCAAGCGGGCGGCGGGTATGAAGGGAGGGTGGAGTGA